The following proteins come from a genomic window of Penaeus monodon isolate SGIC_2016 chromosome 22, NSTDA_Pmon_1, whole genome shotgun sequence:
- the LOC119586854 gene encoding translation initiation factor IF-2-like — protein MKLLIILLVAAASAAPQGYNLPTPSGPSLSAGGCGSGQVRHVDGSCVTPQVNSRVFLYDVPPNQASSSGPAYVPKPKLERNIVFVRLPEGGQGPEPIVVPPPRQQHVLFVLNKQSEQGQQVIEVPAPPPSDPEVFFVNYAEGENPTLPGGVDLQTALSAASQGGGQVVGGGGSGGSGGGIGGGFGGGIGGGFGGGIGGGNGFGGGSGGGFGSGIGGGSGGGFGGGFGGGSGGGFGGGSGGGIGGGSGGGSYSPPSPSTVYGGP, from the exons ATGAAGCTCCTG attatattattggTGGCTGCCGCATCCGCTGCACCACAAGGGTACAACCTACCAACGCCTTCTGGTCCATCATTAAGCGCTGGCGGTTGTGGCAGTGGACAGGTGCGACACGTGGATGGCAGCTGCGTCACACCTCAAGTGAACAGTCGTGTGTTCTTGTATGATGTGCCGCCAAATCAAGCTTCTTCCAGTGGGCCAGCGTATGTTCCAAAACCTAAACTTGAGCGCAATATTGTTTTCGTGAGACTTCCTGAAGGTGGTCAAGGACCAGAACCCATCGTCGTTCCTCCTCCGAGGCAACAACACGTTTTGTTCGTCCTTAACAAACAGTCTGAACAAGGTCAACAAGTGATCGAGGTGCCAGCACCACCACCTTCGGATCCCGAAGTGTTCTTCGTGAACTACGCAGAAGGAGAGAACCCGACTCTTCCTGGTGGAGTAGACCTCCAAACGGCGCTGAGTGCTGCTTCTCAAGGTGGCGGTCAAGTCGTAGGAGGTGGTGGCAGTGGAGGTTCTGGTGGCGGCATCGGAGGCGGATTTGGAGGTGGCATCGGAGGTGGATTTGGCGGTGGTATTGGCGGTGGAAACGGGTTTGGAGGAGGCAGTGGAGGTGGTTTTGGAAGTGGAATTGGAGGCGGcagtggaggtggatttggaggtggatttggaggcggCAGTGGAGGTGGATTCGGAGGCGGCAGTGGAGGTGGTATTGGAGGTGGATCTGGCGGTGGAAGCTACAGTCCTCCTAGTCCCTCCACTGTATATGGTGGACCATAA